The genomic region AACTTTTATCCAAATTAAAGGCAAGACTTTCTGATACTGATATTAAAGTTTTAGGTGGGGAAGACGCTTTATGCGAATTTGCTACAAGTGGAGACGCTGATACGCTTTTAACTTCAGTGGTTGGAAGTGTGGGCCTTAAACCTACTGTTGCAGGGCTTAAAAACAAAATGAAGATTGCTCTTGCAAATAAAGAAACTCTTGTTGCAGCAGGAGAACTTGTATATAAAGTAAAAGAAGAATATGGTGGAGAAATAATTCCTGTTGACAGTGAACATGGTGCAATATTTCAGGCACTTTTGGGGAATGATAAAAAAGATGTTAAAAGATTGATTTTAACTGCATCAGGCGGCCCGTTTTTCGGCAGGAAAAGAAAAGATTTAATAAATGTTACAAAAAAAGACGCATTAAAGCATCCTAACTGGGATATGGGCGCAAAAATTACTATTGATTCTGCAACTTTGATGAATAAAGGCTTTGAGGTTATTGAAGCAAGATGGCTTTTTGATATTTTAGATATTGATGTTGTAATTCACAGAGAGAGTGTTATTCATTCTATGGTAGAGTATAAGGATAATTCCATTATTGCCCAGATGGGTGTACCAAGTATGAAACTTCCTATTCAGTTTGCGCTTACTTATCCAAAGAGGGAGGAGTGCAGTGTTGAATCATTATCATTTTTAAAATATCCTAACCTTTCGTTTTATGAACCTGATATTGACACTTTCGGTTGCTTAAAACTTGCCCTTTTATGTATGAAAGAAGGGGGAAGTATGCCTTTATGCTTAAATGCTGCCAATGAAATTGCAGTTTCATATTTTCTAAAGGATAAAATTAAATTTTTGGATATTGAAAAAACTGTGGAGAAAATGCTTTCTTCTCATACTGTAAGAAGAAATTTGTCGCTTGAAGAAACTATCCAGCTTGACAAAGAAATAAAAATTAAAACTACAGAGTTTCTGGAGGATTTAGCGTGAGTTCTTTTTTAACTGTTATTTATGCCTTATTGCTGTTTTCTGTAATAATATTTGTTCATGAATTCGGCCATTTTATATTTGCAAAAATTTTCGGAGTATATGTTCATGAGTTTGCAATAGGTATGGGCCCTGCAATTTTTAAAAAGAAAAAGGGCGAAACCCTTTATTCCGTTCGTTTAGTTCCTATGGGTGGATATTGCAAAATGGAGGGGGAAGACGGGCAGAGTGATAACTCCCGTGCTTTTTCAAATAAATCAAAAACCAAAAGGCTCATTATTTTATCAGCAGGGGCTGTAATGAATCTTCTTTTGGGCTTTATAGTTGTTCTTATTCTTAACTTTGGGTTTAGTTCTAACTTTTATGTGTCAACTTCGGTTGCAAACGTTTTGGAAAACACTCCTGCATATACTGCAGGGTTAAGAGCAGGGGATAAAATAGAAAGACTTAACGGAAAAAAGGTAAATATCCGCTCAGAATTTATGGTTTATAATAATAAAGAGGATATGGAAATTACCGTTAAAAGAGGCAGAGAAACATTAACCTTTAATGTTACCCCTAAATCTTACCTTTTAGATGAATCGGGTAATATTATAAAAGAAAGCAGTGAAGAAGGCTCGCATAAACTTATAGGCATAGAGTTTTCAAAGGAAGAAAAAACCTTACTTAGTGTAATTAAATATTCATATTTTGAATCGTTATTTATAGGTAAAACAATTTTTATTTCCCTTGGTCAGTTAATAACAGGAGAGGTATCCCCTGATAATCTTTCAGGGCCTGTGGGAATAGTTAAAGAGATAAACACAGCAGCAAACACAGGGTTTGATTATCTTCTTTATCTTATGGCGCTTATAACCATAAACCTTGGTATATTTAATTTACTTCCGCTTCCCGCACTTGACGGAGGAAGAATTTTATTTATTTTAATTGAAGCGGTAATAGGAAAACCTGTATCTTTAAAATATGAAGGCATTATCCACGCAATAGGGTTTATGCTTTTAATTCTTCTTATGCTTTATGCTACCTGGAATGATATTTTGAGAATATTTACAAAATAGAGGGTGAAAAAATGAAAGTTCAGATTGGAAATCTTTTTATAGGCGATAATGAGAGAGTTCTTGTTCAGTCTATGACTAATACAGATACAAAAGATATAAAAAGCACGGTCAACCAGATTAAAGAATTGGAAGAAGCAGGTTGCGATATTGTAAGATGTACCGTGCCTGACAAAGAATCTGCACTTGCGATAAAAGAAATTAAAAAACAAATAAAAATTCCTTTGGTTGCCGATATTCATTTTGACTATCGTCTTGCCATTGAGGCTATAAAAAACGGGGTTGACAAGGTGCGAATAAGCCCAGGAAATATCGGAAGCGAAGAAAATGTAAAAGCAGTAGTTTTAGCATTAAAGGAAAGAAATATTCCTTTAAGAATAGGTGTTAATGCGGGTTCTTTAGAAAAACATCTTCTTGAAAAATACGGAAAAATATGTCCTGAAGCATTAGTCGAATCTGCTAAAACTCATATTGACCTTGTTAATAAATACGGATACGAT from Clostridia bacterium harbors:
- a CDS encoding 1-deoxy-D-xylulose-5-phosphate reductoisomerase yields the protein MIDLKTKIINILGSTGSIGTQTLEICKERNIKVNGISANNNIDLLEKQAREFNVKFCHINNSELLSKLKARLSDTDIKVLGGEDALCEFATSGDADTLLTSVVGSVGLKPTVAGLKNKMKIALANKETLVAAGELVYKVKEEYGGEIIPVDSEHGAIFQALLGNDKKDVKRLILTASGGPFFGRKRKDLINVTKKDALKHPNWDMGAKITIDSATLMNKGFEVIEARWLFDILDIDVVIHRESVIHSMVEYKDNSIIAQMGVPSMKLPIQFALTYPKREECSVESLSFLKYPNLSFYEPDIDTFGCLKLALLCMKEGGSMPLCLNAANEIAVSYFLKDKIKFLDIEKTVEKMLSSHTVRRNLSLEETIQLDKEIKIKTTEFLEDLA
- the rseP gene encoding RIP metalloprotease RseP, with the translated sequence MSSFLTVIYALLLFSVIIFVHEFGHFIFAKIFGVYVHEFAIGMGPAIFKKKKGETLYSVRLVPMGGYCKMEGEDGQSDNSRAFSNKSKTKRLIILSAGAVMNLLLGFIVVLILNFGFSSNFYVSTSVANVLENTPAYTAGLRAGDKIERLNGKKVNIRSEFMVYNNKEDMEITVKRGRETLTFNVTPKSYLLDESGNIIKESSEEGSHKLIGIEFSKEEKTLLSVIKYSYFESLFIGKTIFISLGQLITGEVSPDNLSGPVGIVKEINTAANTGFDYLLYLMALITINLGIFNLLPLPALDGGRILFILIEAVIGKPVSLKYEGIIHAIGFMLLILLMLYATWNDILRIFTK